The following are encoded together in the Bacillus sp. V2I10 genome:
- a CDS encoding DUF2624 domain-containing protein translates to MYVILFQKIVNHKLNSLDTDGLLQLAKQNSLAINRAQAQEIVKIIRGRNINIFNDAERISLLKKVAAITSPATAQQVNQLFQQFIG, encoded by the coding sequence ATGTACGTGATTTTATTTCAAAAAATCGTTAACCATAAACTCAATTCATTGGATACAGATGGATTGCTTCAGCTTGCTAAACAGAACAGCCTTGCAATCAACAGAGCTCAGGCTCAGGAAATCGTAAAAATCATCCGCGGCAGAAACATTAATATCTTTAATGATGCAGAGCGCATCAGCCTATTAAAGAAGGTGGCTGCGATTACTTCTCCTGCCACTGCACAGCAAGTGAACCAATTGTTTCAGCAGTTTATAGGCTAA
- a CDS encoding YitT family protein — MTKKQHKKESTGRLLTRLILIIIGAALAAVSIELFLIPNQIIDGGIIGISLIVDHITPDSLSFINFGTLVVILNLPFMYYGYKQIGKTFMISSIFGIVSLAIIESMLHHVEPFTAEPILATVFGGLILGVGVGLVIRNGGSMDGTEILGILLTKKLPFSVGEFVMFINIFIFAWAAFVFGAEQAMYSVMAYYIAFKTIDTVIQGLDETKAVIIVSDYYEDVSDAILQRLGRGTTKLKGKGGYTDDEKEVIYVVVTRLEVTKLKSIVHEIDTNAFITIMNTQETKGTNFKSAIH; from the coding sequence ATGACAAAAAAACAGCATAAAAAAGAAAGTACAGGACGATTATTAACAAGACTGATTTTGATTATCATCGGTGCAGCGCTTGCAGCTGTCTCAATTGAACTCTTCCTAATTCCCAATCAGATTATTGATGGGGGAATAATCGGCATATCGCTGATTGTCGACCACATCACACCTGACAGTCTGTCATTCATCAATTTTGGAACACTGGTCGTCATTTTAAATTTGCCGTTTATGTATTATGGTTATAAACAAATAGGTAAAACATTTATGATATCGTCGATTTTTGGTATAGTCTCTCTGGCTATCATAGAAAGCATGCTGCACCATGTTGAACCGTTCACGGCAGAGCCGATTTTAGCAACTGTTTTTGGAGGGCTGATCCTTGGTGTGGGTGTAGGGCTAGTCATACGAAACGGCGGTTCAATGGACGGAACAGAAATTTTAGGCATATTGCTTACAAAAAAGCTGCCGTTTTCAGTAGGGGAATTTGTCATGTTTATTAACATTTTCATCTTTGCCTGGGCAGCATTTGTATTTGGAGCAGAGCAAGCTATGTATTCGGTGATGGCTTATTACATAGCATTTAAAACGATTGATACTGTCATTCAGGGATTAGACGAAACAAAGGCAGTGATCATTGTTTCTGATTATTATGAAGATGTATCTGATGCCATCCTTCAAAGGCTTGGGCGCGGAACCACAAAATTAAAAGGCAAAGGCGGCTATACAGATGACGAAAAGGAAGTCATCTATGTAGTTGTAACAAGACTCGAAGTGACAAAGCTAAAATCAATTGTTCATGAAATCGATACAAATGCATTTATTACAATAATGAATACACAAGAAACAAAAGGGACAAATTTCAAGTCA